CGCGCTCTTCCAGCATCAGCCGGATCTCGTCGTCCCAGTCGATGTCGTCCGGCGTCAGCGTCACCAGGCCCAGGCCGAGCGCCTGGTCGGCGCGCAGCGCGCTGCCCTGCAGGGCGTGCAGTTGCTCGATGGTGCCGGCGTCCTCGCTGAAGCGGGTCTGCAGGCGGGTCAGGCCGTTCACCTCCGGGTACCAGCCGAAGTTCGCCGCCGACAGGTGCAGCGCCGGCGCGACGTCCGGCGCGTCCGGCAGGTCCAGCATGTAGATGCGGTCGCAGGCCAGCGCCAGCTCGTAGAAGGTGCCGGCGAAGCACGAGCCCTGGTCGACCAGCGCGATCAGCGAGCGGCTGGTGACGTCCAGGCGGGCCAGCGTGCGGCGCAGCAGGCCCAGCGTCTCGCGCACCAGCCAGTGGTCCTTGCGTTGCTGCAGCACCGCGTCGGCCTGCAGCACGCGCTGGGCATCGCCGCGGGTCTTGATCACCCAGGTGCCGACCTCCAGCTCGTTGGTGCGCAGCTGCAGGATGGCGTCGTCGAGCTCGCGGGCGAACTTCAGCGGCCACCACTGCGCGCCGGCGGCCACGATGGCCTCGGGCGTGGATTCCACCGCCGCGGCCGGCGCGTTCACCGTGAGGGTGGCGATGCGCTGGGCGCGGTCGATCTGCACGTCCACCGTCTCGTAGCGGTAGCCCTGCTCGTCGATGCGGACGGCCAGCGGCACCAGCTCGATGCCCTGCTCCGGGCCCTGGCGGCCGGACTGCTTGCGCAGCGCCTCGACCTCCGCCGCCACCAGCTGCGGGAACTGCTGCGGCTTGGCGTACTCGTCGATCAGCTTCCAGTCCTTGGCGCGGTCGGCGCGCACGCCTTCGCTGGTGGTGCAGAAGATGTCGGCCAGGTCGCGCCGCACCTTGCGCTTGTCGGTCACGCGGGTCAGGCCGCCGGTGCCCGGCAGCACGCCCAGCAGCGGCACCTCGGGCAGGCTGACGGTGGACGAGCGGTCATCGACCATCACGATGCGGTCGCAGGCCAGCGCCAGCTCGTAGCCGCCGCCGGCGCAGGCACCGGTGACCGCCGCCACCGACTTCAGGCCGTCGTGCTGCGAGGAGTCCTCCAGCCCGTTGCGGGTCTCGTTGGTGAACTTGCAGAAGTTCACCTTCCAGGCATGGGTGGACAGCCCCAGCATGTAGATGTTGGCGCCCGAGCACCAGATCTTCTCCTTGCCGGACTCGAACACCACCACCTTGACGCCGGGGTGCTCGAAGCGGATGCGGTTGATCGCATCGTGCAGCTCGATGTCGACCCCGAGGTCGTAGCTGTTGAGCTTGAGCTTGTAGCCCGGCTTGATGCCGCCGTCCTCGTTGATGTCGAGCTTCAGGCGCGCGACGTCGCCCTCGACGGACAGGCTCCAGTGCTGGTAGCGGGCGGGATGGGTGGCGAAGCTGACCAGCTCGCGGTCGCCCTGCTTGAACAGCAGGGGTTCGGTCATGGCGTTCATGATGACGCGGTCTCCTTGGGAATGCGGGGGGTGGTGGAGGCCTTGGCGGGCCGCCGCGCTTTGTTGCCGGTGGGGAGGGCCGTCGCAGCGGGTGCCGGCACGGCCCGCTCGAGGTCCTTGAACGATTGCTGCACGCTGCGCGCGGCGGTATCGACCACCGCGTCGGCACGGGCGTACAGCGATTCGCGGCTGGCCAGGATGCGGCGCAGGTCGTCCAGCGCCTCGCTGGTGGCGCCGCGGGTGGTGTCGAACGGGCGCATGTCGCCTTGCGCCACCACCCGGCTCATGTGCTCCTCGGGGCTGGCCTTGAGCCAGACGCAGTAGAAGCGGCTTTGCAGCAGGTCGAAGGTCTCGCGCTCGCTGACGATGCTGCCGCCCGTGGTCATGATCACGCCGTCGGGGTGCTCCTCGGCGATGCGGAACAGCGCGCGCCGCTCGTAGCGGCGGAAGCCCGCCTGGCCGTGCAGCAGCAAAATCTCGTTCATGCCGATGCCGGCCTCGCGCTCGATCTCGCGGTCGAGTTCGACGAAAGGCACGCCGCGGTCGGCGGCCAGCTGGGCGCCCAGGGTCGACTTGCCGGCGCCGCGCAGGCCGATCAGCGCGATGCGACGCTCCCGGCCCTGCTCCTCGCCCAGGCCGAAGGCGCCGGCCAGCAGCGAATGGGCCTGGTCGAGCCGGGCGTCGTCCAGCCGCTCCAGCAGGTCGTGCAGCCTGCTGAGCGCCGGTCGCGGCGCGTCCTGGAACAGCTCCAGCACGGTGATGTGCAGCGCGCGCGCCGCGGCCTGCAGCGAATGGATGGAGACGTTGCCCTTGCCGGTTTCCACGTCGGCCAGGAAGCGCTCGGACAAGCCCGAATCATGGGCCAGCTGCTTGCGGGTCATGCCCCGGCGCGCCCGCCAGGCGCGCACGCGGTTGCCCAGTTCGGCCATGGTGGCCTGGGTATCTTCGGCAGTGAGAACGGGCATGTGGCTGGGCAATTCCGATCCAGCTGTTGATCTGGATCAAGATTGCACTATACTTCCGTCCATCGACATGTCAAGCAGTTTGCTGCATGTCAAACCAAGGAAGTGGCCTTATGAAGCTGAAAATCCTCGTCGGCACCATGACCAGCACGGCCGACTATGTCGCCCAGGCGATCCAGATGGACTGCGCCGACCTGGTGGATGAGATCGAGGTCGTCATGATGGATGGGCTGGATGCCAGCGCCTTCGACGAA
The sequence above is a segment of the Ramlibacter tataouinensis genome. Coding sequences within it:
- the boxC gene encoding 2,3-epoxybenzoyl-CoA dihydrolase; translated protein: MNAMTEPLLFKQGDRELVSFATHPARYQHWSLSVEGDVARLKLDINEDGGIKPGYKLKLNSYDLGVDIELHDAINRIRFEHPGVKVVVFESGKEKIWCSGANIYMLGLSTHAWKVNFCKFTNETRNGLEDSSQHDGLKSVAAVTGACAGGGYELALACDRIVMVDDRSSTVSLPEVPLLGVLPGTGGLTRVTDKRKVRRDLADIFCTTSEGVRADRAKDWKLIDEYAKPQQFPQLVAAEVEALRKQSGRQGPEQGIELVPLAVRIDEQGYRYETVDVQIDRAQRIATLTVNAPAAAVESTPEAIVAAGAQWWPLKFARELDDAILQLRTNELEVGTWVIKTRGDAQRVLQADAVLQQRKDHWLVRETLGLLRRTLARLDVTSRSLIALVDQGSCFAGTFYELALACDRIYMLDLPDAPDVAPALHLSAANFGWYPEVNGLTRLQTRFSEDAGTIEQLHALQGSALRADQALGLGLVTLTPDDIDWDDEIRLMLEERASLSPDALTGMEASLRFGGRETMETRIFGRLSAWQNWIFIRPNAVGEDGALKLFGTGKKAKFDWKRI
- a CDS encoding helix-turn-helix transcriptional regulator, which translates into the protein MPVLTAEDTQATMAELGNRVRAWRARRGMTRKQLAHDSGLSERFLADVETGKGNVSIHSLQAAARALHITVLELFQDAPRPALSRLHDLLERLDDARLDQAHSLLAGAFGLGEEQGRERRIALIGLRGAGKSTLGAQLAADRGVPFVELDREIEREAGIGMNEILLLHGQAGFRRYERRALFRIAEEHPDGVIMTTGGSIVSERETFDLLQSRFYCVWLKASPEEHMSRVVAQGDMRPFDTTRGATSEALDDLRRILASRESLYARADAVVDTAARSVQQSFKDLERAVPAPAATALPTGNKARRPAKASTTPRIPKETASS